The following are from one region of the Stanieria cyanosphaera PCC 7437 genome:
- a CDS encoding DUF2808 domain-containing protein, translating to MPKINSALLKIAVTLISIVTLELSVIARPISAQTTISQSQTPSFFRKSPRLLDAFATHSGVRMWSATYYFDLVIPADAEASLQTIVINQRRGMDEINFDLKKTVAYLGNHRHKEEQLAIKNVSQDEKTKVITIVLSNPISPGKNFTVGLKPKRNPDYEGEYLFGVTVFPAGNNPRGLYLGPGRLHFYRGNDSLFDL from the coding sequence ATGCCAAAGATTAACTCTGCCTTGCTAAAAATTGCAGTTACGCTCATTTCAATCGTAACTTTAGAATTATCGGTCATTGCTAGACCTATTTCAGCACAAACAACAATTTCTCAATCTCAAACGCCTTCTTTCTTTCGCAAGTCTCCACGTTTATTAGATGCGTTCGCTACTCATAGTGGTGTCAGGATGTGGAGTGCAACTTATTATTTTGATCTTGTCATACCAGCAGATGCAGAAGCTTCTTTGCAAACTATTGTCATCAATCAACGACGAGGTATGGATGAAATTAATTTTGATCTAAAAAAAACTGTTGCATATTTAGGTAATCATCGTCATAAAGAAGAACAATTAGCTATTAAAAATGTTAGTCAAGATGAAAAAACCAAAGTAATTACAATAGTCCTTTCTAATCCTATTTCTCCAGGAAAAAATTTTACAGTAGGATTAAAACCAAAAAGAAATCCTGATTACGAAGGAGAATATTTATTTGGAGTTACAGTTTTTCCCGCAGGTAACAACCCTCGTGGTTTATATTTAGGTCCAGGAAGATTACACTTTTATCGAGGTAATGACAGTTTATTTGACCTTTAA
- a CDS encoding ABC transporter ATP-binding protein gives MPIITVERLSKIYPVAIKQPGIKGTFNHFFHRTYREIKAVQDVSFYLEPGEIVGFLGANGAGKTTTLKMLTGLIHPSSGNVRVAGYIPFRRQPEFLRQTSLVMGQKQQLLWDLPALDSLRINAAVYNISDRIFTERLSELASMLALENKLTQPVRKLSLGERMKAELLAALLHHPKVLFLDEPTLGLDVNAQVAVREFLREYNQRYQATILLTSHYMADITALCDRVLLIHQGQLIYDGSLDGLLQRFAPYREVKVELAQAVSPEKLKQFGEIEAIEGQEVRFIVQRENLTTTIAKLLAQFEVIDLNVNDPPIEEVIGRLFQTGTILENLDS, from the coding sequence ATGCCAATTATTACGGTCGAACGTCTTAGTAAAATTTATCCAGTCGCAATTAAACAACCTGGAATTAAAGGTACTTTTAATCATTTTTTTCACCGTACCTATCGAGAAATTAAAGCAGTACAAGATGTCAGTTTTTATCTTGAACCAGGCGAAATCGTAGGTTTTCTAGGTGCAAATGGCGCAGGAAAAACTACTACTCTCAAAATGTTAACAGGGTTAATTCATCCTTCTAGTGGTAATGTCAGAGTTGCAGGTTATATTCCTTTTCGTCGTCAACCAGAGTTTTTACGGCAAACTAGCCTAGTAATGGGACAAAAACAACAACTCCTGTGGGATTTACCTGCTTTAGATTCATTAAGAATTAACGCTGCTGTTTATAATATTAGCGATCGCATTTTTACGGAAAGATTGAGTGAGTTAGCTTCAATGCTTGCTTTAGAAAATAAGTTAACTCAACCAGTACGCAAATTATCCCTAGGGGAAAGGATGAAAGCAGAGTTACTCGCAGCGTTATTGCATCATCCTAAAGTTTTATTTCTCGATGAACCAACTCTAGGTTTAGATGTCAATGCTCAAGTAGCAGTAAGAGAATTTTTGCGAGAATATAATCAACGTTATCAGGCTACCATTCTTTTAACTAGTCACTACATGGCAGATATTACTGCTTTATGCGATCGCGTTTTATTAATTCATCAGGGACAATTGATTTATGATGGTAGTCTAGATGGGTTATTACAACGTTTTGCTCCTTATCGAGAAGTAAAAGTTGAACTCGCTCAAGCTGTATCACCAGAGAAATTAAAGCAATTTGGAGAAATAGAAGCAATTGAAGGACAAGAAGTTCGATTTATTGTGCAAAGAGAAAATTTAACTACTACTATTGCAAAGCTTCTTGCTCAATTTGAAGTTATTGATTTAAATGTTAACGATCCACCGATTGAAGAAGTAATTGGTCGTTTATTTCAGACAGGAACAATTTTAGAAAATCTTGATAGTTAG
- a CDS encoding glycosyltransferase: MKIAIISSGFLPVVDGVSIAVFNRLIKLSKWGHQVLLFCPDYSPLLEIYPDWQNYTGNILPGVKVISLPSVPAIALNFERDPTAKSYQIVLDQLQQFQPDIIHVDEPERLATRFLRLPGVAFAKQAGISCVSFFHTNYIDYAEDYFPLPRLLMRLFQSLLKLMFARIYNSYDLTLVATEITKKKVRQMGINNVLQDRLLGINLNEFNSVTRQNNFWQKQYNISEIDHKIKLICIGRLTPDKGWNFTLNVFEQLAKEIELNNLAIIIIGEGDLKEKIAEKFSQLTSNFYLLGRVSPTDIPALLVNSDIYMTASEKETTGLTILEASAAGIPIIAPSAGGVIDNIIDGKTGFIFEPQNIDDFLSKLKLLIAEQHLRQAMGNEGKNFVAKFDWDKAVNNLLKIWQKQIEEKEHKFLS; the protein is encoded by the coding sequence ATGAAAATTGCAATTATTAGTTCGGGATTTTTACCTGTTGTTGATGGGGTATCTATTGCAGTTTTTAACAGATTAATTAAACTGAGTAAATGGGGACATCAAGTGTTATTATTTTGTCCTGATTATAGTCCTCTACTAGAAATTTATCCTGATTGGCAAAATTATACTGGCAATATTTTACCTGGAGTAAAAGTTATTAGTCTGCCTAGTGTTCCTGCGATCGCTTTAAATTTTGAGCGCGATCCAACTGCAAAATCTTATCAAATAGTTTTAGATCAATTACAACAGTTTCAACCAGATATTATTCATGTTGATGAACCAGAAAGATTAGCTACCAGATTTTTGCGTCTTCCTGGAGTAGCTTTTGCTAAACAAGCTGGTATTTCCTGTGTAAGTTTTTTCCATACTAATTATATTGATTATGCAGAAGATTATTTTCCTTTACCTAGATTATTAATGCGGTTATTTCAATCATTACTTAAATTAATGTTTGCTCGGATTTATAATTCCTATGATTTAACTCTAGTGGCGACTGAAATTACGAAAAAAAAAGTTCGGCAAATGGGAATCAATAATGTGCTTCAAGATAGATTATTGGGAATAAATTTAAATGAATTTAATTCAGTTACTCGGCAAAATAATTTTTGGCAAAAGCAATATAATATTTCTGAGATAGATCATAAAATTAAACTAATTTGTATCGGTCGTCTTACTCCAGATAAAGGTTGGAATTTTACCCTCAATGTTTTTGAACAATTAGCTAAAGAAATTGAGCTAAATAATTTAGCTATTATTATTATTGGCGAGGGAGATTTAAAAGAAAAAATTGCTGAAAAGTTTAGTCAGTTAACTTCTAATTTTTATTTATTAGGAAGAGTATCTCCCACTGATATACCAGCATTATTAGTCAATAGCGATATTTATATGACTGCTTCCGAAAAAGAAACTACGGGTTTGACAATTTTAGAAGCTTCTGCTGCGGGAATACCAATTATTGCTCCTTCTGCTGGTGGTGTTATAGATAATATTATTGATGGAAAAACAGGTTTTATATTTGAACCTCAAAATATTGATGATTTTCTTAGCAAACTCAAGTTATTAATTGCGGAACAACATTTAAGACAGGCAATGGGTAATGAAGGAAAAAATTTTGTTGCCAAATTTGATTGGGATAAAGCGGTAAATAATTTATTAAAAATTTGGCAAAAGCAAATCGAAGAAAAAGAGCATAAATTTCTGAGCTAA
- a CDS encoding SH3 domain-containing protein, with product MTNQLFPQLNAAVITLLSISTLIAYPVIADTSDSEYTFLVTQDWRSCDHIGKKYQEVYAFETPSFYVNICRKGKSYFYLGEAKSTNVGSIFIPAQLLKEGKMYRADNGNVSYYVAINETEPEATPENKGTLTIERNGNQVLTENSVTQHCLFVESPASLNVRNKPNEQASQIGTIPARSQVTLANLDPQGNPQIKQGLNGSLWVEISNPYQGFILYGNEEKSSLDTCQ from the coding sequence ATGACCAATCAATTATTCCCTCAACTAAACGCTGCTGTTATCACACTCCTCAGCATTTCTACTTTGATTGCTTATCCAGTGATTGCAGACACCTCTGACTCTGAGTATACTTTTCTAGTGACACAAGATTGGCGTAGCTGCGACCATATTGGTAAAAAATATCAAGAAGTTTATGCTTTTGAAACACCGAGTTTTTATGTCAATATTTGTCGAAAAGGAAAAAGTTATTTTTATTTAGGAGAAGCTAAAAGTACAAATGTCGGTTCAATTTTTATTCCTGCACAATTACTGAAAGAAGGAAAAATGTATCGAGCCGATAATGGTAACGTTTCTTATTATGTCGCAATTAATGAAACTGAGCCAGAAGCAACGCCAGAAAACAAAGGAACTTTAACCATAGAACGAAATGGAAATCAAGTTTTAACTGAAAATTCTGTTACTCAACATTGTCTTTTTGTAGAATCACCTGCTAGTTTAAATGTCAGGAATAAACCTAACGAACAAGCTAGTCAGATTGGAACTATTCCAGCACGCTCTCAAGTTACTTTAGCTAATCTTGATCCCCAAGGTAATCCCCAAATTAAACAAGGTTTAAATGGTAGTTTGTGGGTAGAAATTTCTAATCCTTACCAAGGATTTATTCTTTATGGTAATGAAGAAAAATCTAGTTTAGATACTTGTCAGTGA
- a CDS encoding PD-(D/E)XK nuclease family protein, which produces MGTNYFKMRLSQGQLNLLATCPPRFQQVYLDRLTSLPNPEQQETQTWGKCFHLLMQQRELELPIASLLTENEELNQAYQALVEAAPEILLQNSNQWREAEHTRTLSLNGYLLTVIYDLLIADEQQARIFDWKTYLKPQNKTKLAQNWQTRLYLYLLAETSLYLPEQISMTYWFVKLPNQPQSLTFNYNQKQHQKTQQDLMNLLRNLDDWLVGYWEQKIFFPHNFNCQESCPYSDYFLAEEISSKQQRTETLISAIAGIEEIPL; this is translated from the coding sequence ATGGGAACTAACTATTTTAAAATGCGTCTATCTCAAGGACAGCTTAATTTATTGGCAACTTGTCCGCCTAGATTTCAGCAAGTGTATTTAGACCGACTTACTTCTCTTCCTAATCCAGAACAACAAGAAACTCAAACTTGGGGTAAATGTTTTCACTTACTGATGCAGCAAAGAGAGTTAGAATTACCGATCGCATCTTTATTAACAGAAAACGAAGAGCTAAATCAAGCTTATCAAGCTTTGGTTGAAGCTGCACCCGAAATTTTACTGCAAAACTCTAATCAATGGCGGGAGGCAGAACATACTCGTACTTTAAGTTTAAATGGTTATTTGTTGACAGTAATTTATGACCTTTTAATTGCAGACGAACAACAAGCAAGAATTTTTGATTGGAAAACCTATCTAAAACCCCAAAATAAGACTAAATTAGCTCAAAATTGGCAAACTCGTCTTTACCTTTATTTATTAGCCGAGACTTCGCTATACTTACCAGAACAAATTTCGATGACTTATTGGTTTGTCAAATTGCCCAATCAACCTCAAAGTTTAACATTTAATTATAATCAAAAACAGCATCAAAAAACTCAGCAAGATTTAATGAACCTTCTCAGGAATTTAGATGATTGGTTGGTTGGTTATTGGGAGCAAAAGATTTTTTTTCCTCATAACTTTAACTGTCAAGAAAGCTGCCCCTATTCTGACTACTTTTTGGCGGAAGAAATCTCTAGTAAACAGCAGCGAACAGAAACTTTAATTTCAGCGATCGCAGGAATTGAAGAAATCCCACTTTAA
- a CDS encoding Hsp20/alpha crystallin family protein: protein MSIIRWQPFREIDSIQKEMNRLFDQLTPHFDGEKIGLGFVPPVELTEKEDTIHLKLEVPGMEAKDLDVEVTADSVTITGERKSETKIEGKGMTRSEFYYGQFRRVVPLPVRIDNQNVKAEYKDGILNLNLPKLEEEKHKVVKVNLG from the coding sequence ATGTCGATTATTCGTTGGCAACCTTTTCGAGAAATTGATTCTATCCAAAAAGAAATGAATCGTTTATTCGATCAACTGACACCTCATTTTGATGGAGAAAAAATTGGTTTAGGATTTGTACCTCCAGTTGAACTAACCGAAAAAGAGGATACTATTCATCTTAAATTAGAAGTTCCAGGCATGGAAGCAAAAGATCTAGATGTTGAAGTAACTGCTGATTCGGTTACTATTACTGGCGAACGCAAATCTGAAACAAAAATTGAAGGAAAAGGAATGACTCGTTCTGAGTTTTATTATGGACAATTTCGTCGAGTAGTTCCTTTACCAGTTCGCATCGATAATCAAAATGTCAAAGCAGAGTACAAAGATGGCATTTTGAATCTTAATTTACCAAAATTGGAAGAAGAAAAACACAAAGTTGTTAAAGTTAATCTTGGTTAA